A genomic segment from Bacteroidota bacterium encodes:
- a CDS encoding nucleotide sugar dehydrogenase, which yields MNNHTIAVIGLGYVGLPLAVEFGKHFNTFGFDIHQTRIDELKKGFDRTLESNEESILSSKNLVFTNQLQDLKAATIFIVTVPTPIDKNNKPDLKPLISASSSVGQVLKKGDIVIYESTVYPGCTEDDCVPVLEKFSGLKFNEDFYCGYSPERIVPGDKERTLTKIKKITSGSTPEIAETVDQLYKKIIVAGTYKAASMKVAEAAKVIENCQRDLNISFVNELALIFDRMNIDTTEVLEAAGTKFNFLPFKPGLVGGHCISVDPYYLTTKAESLGYYPEVIHSGRRINDNMGEFIANKVVKLMIQKNLIIKGAHVLVMGITFKENCPDLRNSKVIDVIAELKEFGIQVDIYDPQADKEEVNHEYGLSLIDNLANNHYQAVIHAVSHTEFQAINIKNLLSENGVIYDVKSVLPKEMVDGRL from the coding sequence ATGAACAATCATACAATTGCGGTAATTGGATTAGGCTATGTTGGGCTACCTCTTGCTGTTGAATTTGGAAAACATTTTAATACTTTTGGTTTCGATATTCATCAAACACGTATTGATGAACTAAAAAAAGGTTTTGACAGAACTTTAGAGTCAAATGAAGAATCAATTCTATCATCTAAAAACCTTGTTTTTACCAATCAATTGCAAGACTTAAAAGCGGCTACTATATTTATTGTAACGGTGCCCACTCCTATTGATAAAAACAATAAGCCTGATTTAAAACCATTAATCAGTGCCAGCAGCAGTGTTGGACAGGTATTAAAAAAAGGCGATATTGTAATATATGAATCAACTGTTTATCCTGGATGTACAGAAGATGATTGTGTGCCTGTACTAGAGAAATTTTCAGGTTTAAAGTTTAACGAAGACTTTTATTGTGGTTACTCACCGGAGCGTATTGTGCCGGGTGATAAGGAACGTACATTAACCAAAATAAAAAAAATAACTTCCGGTTCTACTCCGGAAATAGCTGAAACGGTAGACCAATTATACAAAAAAATTATAGTGGCCGGTACTTATAAAGCAGCCAGCATGAAAGTAGCTGAAGCCGCCAAAGTAATTGAAAACTGCCAGCGTGATTTAAATATTTCGTTTGTTAATGAACTGGCTTTGATATTTGACCGAATGAATATTGATACAACGGAAGTATTGGAAGCGGCAGGTACCAAATTTAATTTCCTTCCATTTAAACCAGGATTAGTTGGCGGACATTGTATTAGTGTTGATCCTTATTATTTAACAACCAAAGCCGAATCTCTTGGCTATTACCCGGAAGTAATACATAGCGGACGAAGAATTAACGACAATATGGGCGAGTTTATTGCCAATAAAGTGGTTAAGCTAATGATTCAAAAAAACCTGATTATAAAAGGTGCCCATGTTTTGGTAATGGGTATTACCTTTAAAGAAAACTGCCCTGACTTACGCAACTCAAAAGTAATTGATGTAATAGCTGAGTTAAAGGAATTTGGAATACAGGTTGATATTTACGACCCACAGGCAGATAAAGAAGAAGTAAACCATGAGTATGGCTTAAGCTTAATTGACAATTTAGCCAATAACCATTATCAGGCTGTTATACATGCAGTTTCTCATACAGAGTTTCAAGCTATCAATATAAAAAATTTACTAAGCGAAAACGGAGTTATTTATGATGTAAAATCTGTACTGCCAAAAGAAATGGTAGATGGCAGGTTGTAA
- the rfbF gene encoding glucose-1-phosphate cytidylyltransferase, protein MKVVLLAGGLGTRLSEETSLKPKPMVEIGGMPILWHIMKIYSSYGYNDFIVCLGYKGYLIKEYFANYFLHKSDVTIDMNDNSIKVHDSKAEPWKITLVDTGINSMTGGRIKRIAPHVNGEAFMLTYGDGVGSIAIDKLVAHHKQSGKLCTVTAVQPSGRFGALNLNENNDVLSFLEKPKGDGSWINGGFFVCEPKVFDYIDGDSTIWEREPMEKIASDGQMTSFKHDGFWKPMDTLRDKQELESDWNDNKAQWKIW, encoded by the coding sequence ATGAAAGTTGTATTATTAGCCGGAGGATTAGGCACCAGATTAAGTGAAGAAACATCGCTAAAACCAAAGCCAATGGTTGAAATAGGCGGTATGCCTATTTTATGGCACATCATGAAAATTTATTCAAGTTACGGATACAATGATTTTATTGTTTGCCTTGGATACAAAGGATACTTGATTAAAGAATACTTTGCTAATTACTTCTTGCATAAATCAGATGTAACCATTGATATGAATGACAACTCTATCAAAGTACACGATTCGAAAGCTGAGCCTTGGAAAATCACATTGGTTGATACCGGTATTAACTCTATGACGGGCGGACGTATTAAACGCATTGCACCACACGTAAATGGAGAAGCATTTATGCTAACCTATGGCGATGGAGTTGGTAGTATTGCTATTGATAAACTGGTAGCACACCACAAACAAAGTGGCAAGTTATGTACCGTAACAGCTGTACAACCTTCAGGTCGTTTTGGCGCTTTAAATTTAAACGAAAACAACGATGTGCTTTCTTTCCTTGAAAAGCCTAAAGGCGATGGTTCATGGATTAATGGCGGATTTTTTGTTTGTGAGCCTAAGGTATTTGATTATATAGATGGTGATAGCACTATTTGGGAAAGAGAGCCTATGGAAAAAATAGCCAGTGATGGACAAATGACTTCCTTTAAACATGATGGCTTTTGGAAACCAATGGATACCTTACGTGATAAGCAAGAGCTAGAATCGGATTGGAACGACAATAAAGCTCAGTGGAAAATTTGGTAA
- a CDS encoding polysaccharide biosynthesis/export family protein codes for MHKLLKIFLICATVGLASCVSNKNYVLVQNMPKNAAASDTNNFGVQAQTNYKVQAGDVIFIRFTTNDEKINAIFAGTGQMLQMAANSSNGTPLYYTGYIIDAQGFIHLPIVHALPASGKSVAEVYSMIETEFKKYYKEFNLIVNLAEFKINIIGEVNKPGRYSFLQSNVNILELIATAGDLKDLANRKSIHIIRKESGKNKVIDIDLTQGNLINTEFYYLQPNDIVYVEPLGVRKYGNLTSGQNTIGFLLPLLSTALLVLNTYIILNK; via the coding sequence ATGCATAAACTATTAAAAATATTTCTCATTTGTGCTACAGTAGGCTTGGCCTCTTGCGTATCTAATAAGAACTACGTATTGGTACAAAATATGCCCAAAAACGCGGCAGCAAGCGATACAAACAATTTTGGTGTTCAGGCACAAACCAATTATAAAGTTCAGGCAGGCGATGTTATCTTTATTCGTTTTACCACCAATGACGAAAAAATAAACGCCATTTTTGCCGGAACAGGTCAAATGTTACAGATGGCCGCCAATTCATCCAATGGAACACCATTGTACTATACAGGTTATATTATAGATGCACAGGGTTTTATACATTTACCTATTGTTCATGCATTACCTGCATCAGGTAAATCAGTAGCTGAAGTTTATTCAATGATAGAAACTGAATTCAAAAAGTATTATAAAGAGTTTAACTTAATTGTAAACCTGGCCGAATTCAAAATAAATATTATTGGAGAAGTAAATAAACCCGGACGATATAGCTTTTTACAATCCAATGTAAACATATTGGAATTAATAGCCACTGCCGGTGACCTTAAAGACTTAGCAAATAGAAAATCAATCCATATTATTAGAAAAGAGAGCGGTAAAAATAAAGTTATTGATATTGACCTAACTCAAGGTAATTTAATCAATACCGAGTTTTACTATCTTCAACCAAACGACATTGTTTATGTAGAGCCTTTGGGTGTAAGGAAATACGGTAATTTAACATCAGGACAAAATACCATTGGTTTTTTACTCCCACTTTTAAGTACAGCTTTATTGGTACTTAATACCTACATCATTTTAAATAAATAA
- a CDS encoding polysaccharide biosynthesis tyrosine autokinase gives MEKENIQTNSTERQTIFDENSLSVRVILAKFLVFLPYFIISVFIAITFAYFINRYATPRFALKTTILIKDKGRNSFDGSETFLQGSSLINASKNIENEIGIIKSRFLVEETINNLNFGISYYYQGKVKTSELYPNAQFLIEMDTNHLQPYGVPIYIHFLANNQVELSSKNKSGSVLIPYNEEKINNVSGAIPKQKFNLNEDIKSENFKFKIILLDPSLVNDDENIYYFVLNTKTTLVNQYAGSYGVKPINKTSSIVEITKESGYPEKDVVFLNKLGETYINMGLEEKTRISKNTVGFITDQINDIQDSLKFIEDNLQSFRATNKIVNISDEGKYIMEKLTSIEKNKAIEESKLNYYTYLSDYISKNKKINEIIAPSSMGIGDPLLNSLILSLSELYVKRITLQNSMQSANPALAEIDNDILNIKQTLVENVKNIKKQSQIVIEDFDKQVGEIEKELNILPNTERQLLNLNRKFTISDKLYTYLLEKRAEAGIAGASVVADNKFVDKTIVTGRTYPKASNNYLIALLIGILIPAVVISSLEAFNTKINNHKQLQAASSIPLIGNIIHNVKKNPLVIQESPKSSIAESFRNLRSNLGYFIKKQDKQVILVTSTVSGEGKTFVSMNLASVIAISGAKTILLGVDLRKPKIFQDFKLDNSIGLTNYLIGRASKEQIIQKTKISSLDVITAGPTPPNPSELLITDKFFDLLVELKKDYEYIILDTPPIGLVADGLDLMKYSDIILYIVRQRLSRKNYLNLINDVRNGDKTKNIGLVFNDVNFAPIYGYGYTYGYGYGYGYGYAYGYGYGYSYGANSSYSYGDNIEIDKKPFWKKLLGY, from the coding sequence ATGGAAAAAGAAAATATTCAAACTAATTCAACTGAAAGACAAACCATTTTTGACGAAAACTCATTAAGTGTTAGGGTAATACTTGCCAAGTTTTTGGTTTTTTTACCTTATTTTATAATCAGTGTTTTTATAGCTATAACCTTTGCTTATTTTATTAACAGATACGCTACTCCCCGATTTGCTTTAAAAACAACCATTTTAATTAAAGATAAAGGCCGTAACTCTTTTGACGGATCTGAAACATTTTTACAAGGTTCATCTTTAATCAATGCCTCAAAAAATATTGAAAATGAAATTGGTATTATCAAATCTCGCTTCTTGGTAGAGGAAACCATTAACAATCTGAATTTTGGCATTTCATACTACTATCAGGGAAAAGTAAAAACATCTGAATTGTATCCTAATGCTCAATTTCTTATTGAAATGGATACAAACCATTTACAACCTTATGGTGTACCTATTTATATTCACTTTTTAGCCAACAACCAAGTTGAGCTAAGCAGTAAAAACAAGAGCGGTTCGGTATTAATACCTTATAATGAAGAAAAAATAAATAACGTTTCGGGTGCTATTCCAAAACAAAAATTCAACTTAAATGAAGATATAAAATCAGAGAATTTTAAATTTAAAATTATTCTTTTAGACCCTTCTTTAGTGAATGACGATGAAAACATTTACTACTTTGTATTGAATACAAAAACCACATTGGTTAACCAGTATGCAGGTAGTTATGGGGTTAAACCTATTAATAAAACATCATCAATAGTTGAAATAACAAAAGAAAGTGGTTATCCTGAAAAGGATGTGGTTTTCTTAAATAAATTAGGTGAAACTTATATCAATATGGGCTTGGAAGAAAAAACCCGTATTTCAAAAAATACGGTTGGTTTTATAACTGACCAGATTAACGATATACAAGACTCTTTAAAATTCATTGAAGACAATTTACAAAGCTTTAGGGCAACCAATAAAATTGTAAATATCAGCGATGAGGGTAAGTACATCATGGAAAAATTAACTTCTATTGAAAAGAACAAAGCAATAGAAGAATCTAAACTGAATTACTATACCTACTTATCGGATTACATTAGCAAAAACAAAAAGATAAATGAAATTATAGCGCCTAGTTCTATGGGTATTGGCGACCCTTTACTGAATTCTTTAATACTTAGCTTATCAGAATTATATGTAAAAAGAATAACGTTACAAAACAGCATGCAATCTGCAAACCCTGCTTTGGCTGAAATTGATAACGATATTTTAAACATCAAACAAACCTTAGTTGAAAACGTAAAAAATATTAAAAAGCAATCGCAAATAGTGATTGAAGATTTTGACAAACAAGTAGGCGAAATTGAAAAAGAACTTAATATTTTACCTAATACAGAGCGTCAATTATTAAACCTAAACAGGAAGTTTACCATTAGCGATAAACTATATACTTATTTATTGGAAAAAAGAGCAGAAGCAGGCATTGCAGGTGCATCTGTTGTAGCTGATAATAAATTTGTAGATAAAACCATTGTAACGGGACGTACTTATCCGAAAGCAAGTAATAATTATCTTATTGCTTTGCTAATAGGTATATTGATACCTGCTGTTGTTATTTCTTCATTAGAAGCATTCAATACCAAAATAAATAACCACAAACAACTACAAGCGGCCTCGTCTATACCATTGATTGGAAATATTATCCATAACGTAAAGAAGAATCCATTGGTTATACAAGAAAGCCCGAAATCAAGTATTGCAGAATCGTTTAGAAACTTAAGGAGTAACTTAGGTTATTTTATTAAGAAACAAGACAAACAGGTTATTTTAGTTACCTCAACCGTGAGTGGTGAAGGAAAAACTTTCGTTTCTATGAACTTAGCTTCGGTTATTGCTATCAGTGGAGCCAAAACTATTCTTTTGGGGGTGGATTTACGTAAACCCAAAATTTTCCAGGATTTTAAATTAGATAACTCTATTGGTTTAACCAATTACTTAATTGGCAGAGCATCAAAAGAACAAATTATTCAAAAAACAAAAATCAGTAGCTTGGATGTAATTACGGCCGGCCCCACTCCACCAAACCCATCTGAATTATTAATTACCGATAAGTTTTTTGATTTATTGGTTGAACTGAAAAAAGATTACGAATACATTATATTAGATACACCACCTATTGGATTGGTAGCTGATGGATTGGATTTAATGAAGTATTCTGATATTATTTTATACATTGTTCGTCAACGCTTGAGTCGTAAAAATTATTTAAACTTAATCAACGATGTGCGCAATGGAGATAAAACCAAAAACATAGGTTTGGTATTTAACGATGTGAACTTTGCTCCTATTTATGGCTATGGCTACACCTATGGTTACGGTTATGGCTATGGTTACGGTTATGCATATGGATACGGTTATGGCTACAGCTACGGTGCTAATTCATCATACAGTTATGGCGACAACATTGAAATAGATAAAAAACCTTTCTGGAAAAAACTATTAGGCTATTAA